Proteins from one Camelina sativa cultivar DH55 chromosome 8, Cs, whole genome shotgun sequence genomic window:
- the LOC104706896 gene encoding eukaryotic translation initiation factor 3 subunit B-like isoform X2, translating to MNVKEEWEPPQARPYVPAENYQKWLTDEKARDQLVIRHGADTEVYWNDPRQKMPVPVHKRPYWTESYVQWSPLGTYLVTLHKQGAAVWGGADTFTRLMRYQHSMVKLVDFSPGEKYLVTYHSQEPSNPRDASKVEIKVFDVRTGRMMRDFKGSADEFSIGGPGGVAGASWPVFRWAGGNDDKYFAKLSKNTISVYETETFSLIDKKSIKVDNVVDICWSPTDSILSLFVPEQGGGNQPAKAALIQIPSKVELRQKNLFSVSDCKMYWQSSGEYLAVKVDRYTKTKKSTYSGFELFRIKERDIPIEVLELDNKNDKIIAFAWEPKGHRFAVIHGDQPRPDVSFYTMKTAQNTGRVSKLATLKAKQANALFWSPTGKYIILAGLKGFNGQLEFFNVDELETMATAEHFMATEILWDPTGRYVATAVTSVHEMDNGFTIWSFNGNLLYRTLKDHFFQLAWRPRPPSFLTAEKEEEIAKNLKKYSKKYEAEDQDVSLLLSEQDREKRKALKEEWEKWVMQWKSLHEEEKLARQNLRDGEVSDVEEDEYEAKEVEFEDVIDVTEEIVQESM from the exons ATGAATGTGAAGGAGGAGTGGGAGCCTCCTCAGGCCAGGCCTTATGTCCCTGCG gaaaattatcaaaaatggCTTACTGATGAGAAAGCCCGGGACCAGCTAGTCATTCGTCATGGCGCTGATACTGAAGTTTACTGGAATGATCCTAGGCAGAAGATGCCTGTACCTGTTCATAAGCGTCCT TATTGGACAGAGAGTTATGTGCAGTGGTCTCCTCTAGGTACATACCTTGTGACACTTCACAAGCAAGGAGCAGCTGTTTGGGGTGGTGCTGATACATTCACGCGTCTCATGCGTTATCAGCATTCTATG GTAAAACTAGTTGACTTCTCGCCAGGTGAGAAATATCTGGTAACTTACCATAGCCAAGAACCAAGCAACCCACGAGATGCAAGT AAAGTAGAGATTAAGGTCTTTGATGTGAGGACCGGTAGGATGATGAGAGATTTCAAGGGTAGTGCTGATGAGTTTTCAATTGGAGGACCTGGTGGTGTTGCTGGTGCCTCTTGGCCTGTTTTCAG ATGGGCTGGTGGAAATGATGATAAATACTTTGCCAAGCTTAGCAAAAACACTATCTCTGTCTATGAGACTGAGACTTTCAGCTTAATAGACAAGAAATCCATTAAGGTCGATAATGTTGTGGATATCTGCTGGTCTCCTACTGATTCTATCCTTTCATTGTTTGTTCCTGAACAAGGTGGTGGAAACCAACCTGCCaag GCTGCTCTAATCCAAATCCCGAGCAAGGTGGAGTTGAGGCAGAAGAATCTCTTCAGTGTGAGCGACTGCAAGATGTACTGGCAGAGTAGTGGAGAGTATCTTGCTGTCAAGGTTGATCGATACACAAAAACTAAGAAGAGCACATACTCTGGATTTGAGCTTTTCCGtatcaaagagagagatattCCCATCGAGGTTCTTGAGCTGGACAACAAGAATGACAAGATCATTGCTTTCGCGTGGGAGCCCAAGGGTCACAGGTTTGCTGTGATTCATGGTGACCAACCAAGACCAGATGTCAGTTTCTACACAATGAAGACTGCACAGAACACTGGAAGGGTTTCAAAGCTCGCAACTTTGAAGGCCAAACAAGCCAATGCCCTCTTCTGGTCCCCCACTGGCAAGTACATCATTCTTGCTGGGTTAAAGGGATTCAATGGCCAGCTTGAATTCTTCAACGTGGATGAGCTCGAGACAATGGCCACAGCCGAACACTTCATGGCTACGGAAATCTTATGGGACCCAACTGGAAG gtACGTTGCAACCGCAGTGACATCAGTCCACGAGATGGATAATGGGTTCACCATATGGTCTTTCAACGGGAATTTGCTTTACCGAACACTGAAGGATCATTTCTTCCAG TTGGCTTGGCGTCCAAGACCGCCATCATTCTTGACAgcggagaaggaagaagagatagcAAAGAACCTGAAAAAGTACAGCAAGAAGTACGAGGCAGAGGATCAGGACGTGTCGTTGCTGTTGAGCGAACAAgacagagagaagaggaagGCATTAAAGGAAGAATGGGAAAAATGGGTGATGCAGTGGAAGTCTCTTCATGAAGAGGAGAAACTCGCGAGGCAAAATCTTCGGGATGGTGAAGTTAGTgatgtggaagaagatgagtatgAAGCCAAAGAAGTTGAGTTTGAGGATGTTATCGATGTAACCGAGGAAATCGTTCAAGAGTCAATGTAA
- the LOC104706896 gene encoding eukaryotic translation initiation factor 3 subunit B-like isoform X1 encodes MVAAVDIDGRAAQLGINWSEINLDSIQLPPGDDFGIASDDEAVYHEDQSEFDTGFGNIIVVDHLPVVTREKYEKLEGVVKKIYNQLGVIRENGLWMPVDPDTKKTLGYCLIEFNTAQEAQNAKEKTHGYKLDKSHIFDVNKFDDFDRLMNVKEEWEPPQARPYVPAENYQKWLTDEKARDQLVIRHGADTEVYWNDPRQKMPVPVHKRPYWTESYVQWSPLGTYLVTLHKQGAAVWGGADTFTRLMRYQHSMVKLVDFSPGEKYLVTYHSQEPSNPRDASKVEIKVFDVRTGRMMRDFKGSADEFSIGGPGGVAGASWPVFRWAGGNDDKYFAKLSKNTISVYETETFSLIDKKSIKVDNVVDICWSPTDSILSLFVPEQGGGNQPAKAALIQIPSKVELRQKNLFSVSDCKMYWQSSGEYLAVKVDRYTKTKKSTYSGFELFRIKERDIPIEVLELDNKNDKIIAFAWEPKGHRFAVIHGDQPRPDVSFYTMKTAQNTGRVSKLATLKAKQANALFWSPTGKYIILAGLKGFNGQLEFFNVDELETMATAEHFMATEILWDPTGRYVATAVTSVHEMDNGFTIWSFNGNLLYRTLKDHFFQLAWRPRPPSFLTAEKEEEIAKNLKKYSKKYEAEDQDVSLLLSEQDREKRKALKEEWEKWVMQWKSLHEEEKLARQNLRDGEVSDVEEDEYEAKEVEFEDVIDVTEEIVQESM; translated from the exons ATGGTTGCGGCCGTTGATATAGATGGCCGAGCGGCTCAGTTAGGGATTAATTGGTCTGAGATTAATCTCGATTCCATCCAACTTCCTCCTGGAGACGATTTTGGGATCGCGAG TGATGATGAAGCAGTATACCACGAGGATCAGTCAGAATTCGATACTGGATTCGGTAACATAATCGTAGTAGATCACCTCCCTGTTGTTACCAGGGAAAAGTATGAGAAACTTGAAGGTGTTGTCAAGAAAATTTACAACCAGTTAGGTGTGATCAGGGAGAATGGACTGTGGATGCCCGTTGATCCCGATACCAAAAAGACTTTGGGCTACTGTTTGATTGAGTTCAATACCGCTCAG GAAGCGCAAAATGCTAAGGAAAAGACTCATGGCTACAAGCTGGACAAGTCTCATATCTTTGATGTAAACAAGTTTGATGATTTCGACAGGTTGATGAATGTGAAGGAGGAGTGGGAGCCTCCTCAGGCCAGGCCTTATGTCCCTGCG gaaaattatcaaaaatggCTTACTGATGAGAAAGCCCGGG ACCAGCTAGTCATTCGTCATGGCGCTGATACTGAAGTTTACTGGAATGATCCTAGGCAGAAGATGCCTGTACCTGTTCATAAGCGTCCT TATTGGACAGAGAGTTATGTGCAGTGGTCTCCTCTAGGTACATACCTTGTGACACTTCACAAGCAAGGAGCAGCTGTTTGGGGTGGTGCTGATACATTCACGCGTCTCATGCGTTATCAGCATTCTATG GTAAAACTAGTTGACTTCTCGCCAGGTGAGAAATATCTGGTAACTTACCATAGCCAAGAACCAAGCAACCCACGAGATGCAAGT AAAGTAGAGATTAAGGTCTTTGATGTGAGGACCGGTAGGATGATGAGAGATTTCAAGGGTAGTGCTGATGAGTTTTCAATTGGAGGACCTGGTGGTGTTGCTGGTGCCTCTTGGCCTGTTTTCAG ATGGGCTGGTGGAAATGATGATAAATACTTTGCCAAGCTTAGCAAAAACACTATCTCTGTCTATGAGACTGAGACTTTCAGCTTAATAGACAAGAAATCCATTAAGGTCGATAATGTTGTGGATATCTGCTGGTCTCCTACTGATTCTATCCTTTCATTGTTTGTTCCTGAACAAGGTGGTGGAAACCAACCTGCCaag GCTGCTCTAATCCAAATCCCGAGCAAGGTGGAGTTGAGGCAGAAGAATCTCTTCAGTGTGAGCGACTGCAAGATGTACTGGCAGAGTAGTGGAGAGTATCTTGCTGTCAAGGTTGATCGATACACAAAAACTAAGAAGAGCACATACTCTGGATTTGAGCTTTTCCGtatcaaagagagagatattCCCATCGAGGTTCTTGAGCTGGACAACAAGAATGACAAGATCATTGCTTTCGCGTGGGAGCCCAAGGGTCACAGGTTTGCTGTGATTCATGGTGACCAACCAAGACCAGATGTCAGTTTCTACACAATGAAGACTGCACAGAACACTGGAAGGGTTTCAAAGCTCGCAACTTTGAAGGCCAAACAAGCCAATGCCCTCTTCTGGTCCCCCACTGGCAAGTACATCATTCTTGCTGGGTTAAAGGGATTCAATGGCCAGCTTGAATTCTTCAACGTGGATGAGCTCGAGACAATGGCCACAGCCGAACACTTCATGGCTACGGAAATCTTATGGGACCCAACTGGAAG gtACGTTGCAACCGCAGTGACATCAGTCCACGAGATGGATAATGGGTTCACCATATGGTCTTTCAACGGGAATTTGCTTTACCGAACACTGAAGGATCATTTCTTCCAG TTGGCTTGGCGTCCAAGACCGCCATCATTCTTGACAgcggagaaggaagaagagatagcAAAGAACCTGAAAAAGTACAGCAAGAAGTACGAGGCAGAGGATCAGGACGTGTCGTTGCTGTTGAGCGAACAAgacagagagaagaggaagGCATTAAAGGAAGAATGGGAAAAATGGGTGATGCAGTGGAAGTCTCTTCATGAAGAGGAGAAACTCGCGAGGCAAAATCTTCGGGATGGTGAAGTTAGTgatgtggaagaagatgagtatgAAGCCAAAGAAGTTGAGTTTGAGGATGTTATCGATGTAACCGAGGAAATCGTTCAAGAGTCAATGTAA
- the LOC104706896 gene encoding eukaryotic translation initiation factor 3 subunit B-like isoform X3, whose product MVAAVDIDGRAAQLGINWSEINLDSIQLPPGDDFGIASDDEAVYHEDQSEFDTGFGNIIVVDHLPVVTREKYEKLEGVVKKIYNQLGVIRENGLWMPVDPDTKKTLGYCLIEFNTAQEAQNAKEKTHGYKLDKSHIFDVNKFDDFDRLMNVKEEWEPPQARPYVPAVCLRKSCCMFVSLLRCFFFQENYQKWLTDEKARDQLVIRHGADTEVYWNDPRQKMPVPVHKRPYWTESYVQWSPLGTYLVTLHKQGAAVWGGADTFTRLMRYQHSMVKLVDFSPGEKYLVTYHSQEPSNPRDASKVEIKVFDVRTGRMMRDFKGSADEFSIGGPGGVAGASWPVFRWAGGNDDKYFAKLSKNTISVYETETFSLIDKKSIKVDNVVDICWSPTDSILSLFVPEQGGGNQPAKAALIQIPSKVELRQKNLFSVSDCKMYWQSSGEYLAVKVDRYTKTKKSTYSGFELFRIKERDIPIEVLELDNKNDKIIAFAWEPKGHRFAVIHGDQPRPDVSFYTMKTAQNTGRVSKLATLKAKQANALFWSPTGKYIILAGLKGFNGQLEFFNVDELETMATAEHFMATEILWDPTGRYVATAVTSVHEMDNGFTIWSFNGNLLYRTLKDHFFQLAWRPRPPSFLTAEKEEEIAKNLKKYSKKYEAEDQDVSLLLSEQDREKRKALKEEWEKWVMQWKSLHEEEKLARQNLRDGEVSDVEEDEYEAKEVEFEDVIDVTEEIVQESM is encoded by the exons ATGGTTGCGGCCGTTGATATAGATGGCCGAGCGGCTCAGTTAGGGATTAATTGGTCTGAGATTAATCTCGATTCCATCCAACTTCCTCCTGGAGACGATTTTGGGATCGCGAG TGATGATGAAGCAGTATACCACGAGGATCAGTCAGAATTCGATACTGGATTCGGTAACATAATCGTAGTAGATCACCTCCCTGTTGTTACCAGGGAAAAGTATGAGAAACTTGAAGGTGTTGTCAAGAAAATTTACAACCAGTTAGGTGTGATCAGGGAGAATGGACTGTGGATGCCCGTTGATCCCGATACCAAAAAGACTTTGGGCTACTGTTTGATTGAGTTCAATACCGCTCAG GAAGCGCAAAATGCTAAGGAAAAGACTCATGGCTACAAGCTGGACAAGTCTCATATCTTTGATGTAAACAAGTTTGATGATTTCGACAGGTTGATGAATGTGAAGGAGGAGTGGGAGCCTCCTCAGGCCAGGCCTTATGTCCCTGCGGTATGT TTGCGTAAATCTTGTTgcatgtttgtttctttattgaggtgttttttttttcaggaaaattatcaaaaatggCTTACTGATGAGAAAGCCCGGGACCAGCTAGTCATTCGTCATGGCGCTGATACTGAAGTTTACTGGAATGATCCTAGGCAGAAGATGCCTGTACCTGTTCATAAGCGTCCT TATTGGACAGAGAGTTATGTGCAGTGGTCTCCTCTAGGTACATACCTTGTGACACTTCACAAGCAAGGAGCAGCTGTTTGGGGTGGTGCTGATACATTCACGCGTCTCATGCGTTATCAGCATTCTATG GTAAAACTAGTTGACTTCTCGCCAGGTGAGAAATATCTGGTAACTTACCATAGCCAAGAACCAAGCAACCCACGAGATGCAAGT AAAGTAGAGATTAAGGTCTTTGATGTGAGGACCGGTAGGATGATGAGAGATTTCAAGGGTAGTGCTGATGAGTTTTCAATTGGAGGACCTGGTGGTGTTGCTGGTGCCTCTTGGCCTGTTTTCAG ATGGGCTGGTGGAAATGATGATAAATACTTTGCCAAGCTTAGCAAAAACACTATCTCTGTCTATGAGACTGAGACTTTCAGCTTAATAGACAAGAAATCCATTAAGGTCGATAATGTTGTGGATATCTGCTGGTCTCCTACTGATTCTATCCTTTCATTGTTTGTTCCTGAACAAGGTGGTGGAAACCAACCTGCCaag GCTGCTCTAATCCAAATCCCGAGCAAGGTGGAGTTGAGGCAGAAGAATCTCTTCAGTGTGAGCGACTGCAAGATGTACTGGCAGAGTAGTGGAGAGTATCTTGCTGTCAAGGTTGATCGATACACAAAAACTAAGAAGAGCACATACTCTGGATTTGAGCTTTTCCGtatcaaagagagagatattCCCATCGAGGTTCTTGAGCTGGACAACAAGAATGACAAGATCATTGCTTTCGCGTGGGAGCCCAAGGGTCACAGGTTTGCTGTGATTCATGGTGACCAACCAAGACCAGATGTCAGTTTCTACACAATGAAGACTGCACAGAACACTGGAAGGGTTTCAAAGCTCGCAACTTTGAAGGCCAAACAAGCCAATGCCCTCTTCTGGTCCCCCACTGGCAAGTACATCATTCTTGCTGGGTTAAAGGGATTCAATGGCCAGCTTGAATTCTTCAACGTGGATGAGCTCGAGACAATGGCCACAGCCGAACACTTCATGGCTACGGAAATCTTATGGGACCCAACTGGAAG gtACGTTGCAACCGCAGTGACATCAGTCCACGAGATGGATAATGGGTTCACCATATGGTCTTTCAACGGGAATTTGCTTTACCGAACACTGAAGGATCATTTCTTCCAG TTGGCTTGGCGTCCAAGACCGCCATCATTCTTGACAgcggagaaggaagaagagatagcAAAGAACCTGAAAAAGTACAGCAAGAAGTACGAGGCAGAGGATCAGGACGTGTCGTTGCTGTTGAGCGAACAAgacagagagaagaggaagGCATTAAAGGAAGAATGGGAAAAATGGGTGATGCAGTGGAAGTCTCTTCATGAAGAGGAGAAACTCGCGAGGCAAAATCTTCGGGATGGTGAAGTTAGTgatgtggaagaagatgagtatgAAGCCAAAGAAGTTGAGTTTGAGGATGTTATCGATGTAACCGAGGAAATCGTTCAAGAGTCAATGTAA
- the LOC104706897 gene encoding protein tesmin/TSO1-like CXC 7, which yields MEEDSSSNENPPQSDFSISAKIDSFQKSLEPPPPPTSPVKSSQESATEVTPPQKLPLPRFVHNQVHMNQSGGNCRVSNQDPLTTSRGQTELESIDNTPNKQQKRCNCKNSKCLKLYCECFASGSYCNGSCNCLNCHNNLEKEGSRQEAVTTILDRNPDAFKPKIAGSPHGIKDLQENAREMLLGKHSKGCHCKKSGCLKKYCECYQANVLCSENCKCQDCKNFEGSEERHALLHGPQLSETYIQQTTNAAVNRAIDMSGYLNPPESRKRKSKDALHSHVVQNQRANHVVRNGDTSLFSLPNDKAVSGFTTCAYRSSLSNIIQPHHVRELCSLLVSKSVDVANKLSGAKCETDKRKDPSRDTTQRGANVINDSPDCVLDTNRIEEKPLSPATRALMCDEEHEIGSEKDTFARVKTSQEKEDTDTSSEVYLEQERQILSSFRDYLIQLSNRGSLNGKNTKADTNPS from the exons gaaccaccaccgccgccgacTTCTCCGGTGAAATCTTCTCAAGAATCAGCGACGGAAGTCACTCCGCCGCAGAAACTACCGCTTCCCCGATTTGTTCACAACCAAGTTCATATGAATCAATCAGGAGGAAACTGTCGAGTGAG taacCAAGATCCATTGACGACCTCACGAGGACAGACTGAACTTGAATCGATAGATAATACTCCAAATAAACAACAGAAACGTTGCAATTGTAAAAACTCAAAGTGCTTGAAGCT gtATTGCGAATGTTTTGCGTCTGGATCTTATTGTAACGGTAGTTGCAACTGTTTGAATTGTCACAACAATTTGGAGAAAGAGGGTTCAAGACAAGAAGCTGTCACGACGATCTTGGACCGTAATCCGGATGCGTTTAAGCCCAAGATTGCTGGTAGTCCTCATGGAATTAAAGATTTGCAG GAGAATGCGCGGGAAATGCTGCTTGGAAAGCACAGTAAAGGATGCCACTGCAAGAAATCAGGATGCCTCAAGAAGTACTGTGAGTGTTACCAGGCGAATGTCCTGTGTTCAGAGAATTGTAAATGTCAGGATTGCAAGAATTTCGAAGGAAGTGAAGAAAGACATGCTCTTCTTCATGGACCTCAGCTCTCAGAAACCTACATACAACAGACAACCAATGCTGCTGTTAACCGCGCCATCGACATGTCTGGTTATCTAAACCCTCCTGaatcaagaaagagaaagagcaaGGACGCTTTACATTCACACGTTGTCCAGAATCAGAGG GCAAACCACGTTGTAAGAAATGGTGACACTTCTCTTTTTTCACTCCCTAACGACAAGGCGGTATCTGGATTTACCACTTGTGCTTACAG GTCTTCTCTGTCAAATATTATCCAACCACATCATGTCAGAGAGCTATGTTCGCTTTTGGTCTCAAAATCAGTGGATGTGGCAAATAAATTATCAG GTGCCAAATGTGAAACAGACAAAAGGAAAGATCCTTCACGTGATACAACCCAAAGAGGTGCTAATGTGATCAACGACTCTCCAGATTGTGTCCTTGATACTAATAGAATAGAAGAGAAGCCTTTATCTCCAGCAACACGTGCCTTGATGTGTGACGAAGAACATGAGATCGGGTCAGAGAAAGATACGTTTGCCAGAGTGAAAACAAGCCAAGAGAAAGAAGACACAGACACAAGCTCGGAGGTTTACTTAGAACAAGAACGAcagatcttgtcaagcttcagGGACTATCTCATTCAGCTCTCAAACCGTGGGAGCTTAAATG GAAAAAATACCAAAGCCGACACAAATCCAAGTTGA